A stretch of the Tannerella serpentiformis genome encodes the following:
- the mutA gene encoding methylmalonyl-CoA mutase small subunit, which produces MAEAAKEKLFSEFPPVTTEEWMAKITADLKGVPFEKKLVWKTGEGFNVNPFYRAEDIEGLATATSLPGEFPYVRGTKVCNTWLVRQDLAVDDCAAANEKAKRLIAESGVTALGFNVKSTLIDAANIATLLDGIDPVAVELNFRTCNHRVTDLISILADYFKAKGVNLDEVVGSVAYDPLKKPLVKGVALTGAWVQEAVAVVNAAEALPGYRVLAVNAVNLNDAGSYITQELGYALAWGNDLIAKLSEAGVPAEKVAKKIKFNFGISSNYFLEMAKFRAARWLWAEIVKAYNPSCDCACKIRVHARSSMWNMTVFDAYVNLLRTQTETMSAAIAGVDSITVLPYDSVFKTPDEFSERIARNQQLLLKEECHFDKVVDPAAGSYYVEVLTQSMADAAWKLFLEVEDKGGFAAVANTGEVQKAINESNKARKKLVATRRISLLGTNIFPNFTEMSGDKIEKKEEGTGHGCGCSKDASIEKLDFSRGASEFETLRLATEHSGKRPKVFMLTIGNLAMRLARSQFSSNFFACAGYEIIDNLGFETVEAGVKAAREKKADIIVLCSSDDEYAVHAPEAFKLIDGKELFVVAGAPACMEELKAAGIENFIHVKSNVLETLQMFNAKLL; this is translated from the coding sequence ATGGCAGAAGCAGCAAAAGAGAAACTGTTCTCGGAGTTCCCGCCCGTCACCACCGAAGAGTGGATGGCCAAGATCACAGCCGATCTAAAGGGCGTGCCGTTCGAGAAGAAACTGGTTTGGAAAACGGGCGAAGGATTCAATGTGAATCCGTTTTATCGCGCCGAAGACATCGAAGGACTGGCCACCGCCACCTCGTTGCCCGGAGAGTTCCCCTACGTGCGCGGTACGAAAGTCTGCAACACGTGGTTGGTCCGTCAGGACCTCGCCGTCGACGATTGTGCGGCGGCAAACGAGAAAGCCAAACGCCTCATCGCAGAGAGTGGCGTCACGGCCCTCGGTTTCAATGTAAAGAGTACCCTCATCGACGCTGCGAACATCGCCACGTTGCTCGACGGCATCGATCCGGTGGCTGTAGAACTCAATTTCCGCACCTGCAACCATCGCGTGACGGATCTGATCAGCATCCTCGCTGACTATTTCAAGGCCAAGGGCGTCAACCTCGACGAGGTCGTAGGCTCCGTGGCTTACGATCCGCTCAAGAAGCCCCTCGTTAAGGGTGTGGCTTTGACAGGCGCTTGGGTGCAGGAAGCTGTCGCTGTGGTGAACGCCGCCGAAGCTCTGCCGGGCTATCGCGTGCTGGCCGTCAACGCCGTCAACCTCAACGACGCCGGTTCGTACATCACCCAAGAGCTAGGCTATGCGCTGGCTTGGGGTAACGATTTGATCGCCAAACTGAGCGAGGCCGGTGTGCCCGCAGAGAAGGTGGCGAAGAAGATCAAATTCAATTTCGGTATCTCGTCGAACTACTTCTTAGAGATGGCCAAGTTCCGCGCCGCACGCTGGCTCTGGGCCGAGATCGTCAAGGCCTACAACCCCTCGTGCGACTGCGCCTGCAAGATCCGCGTCCATGCTCGCTCGTCGATGTGGAACATGACCGTGTTCGACGCCTACGTAAACCTGCTCCGCACGCAGACGGAGACGATGTCAGCCGCCATCGCAGGCGTTGACTCCATCACTGTCCTGCCGTACGACAGCGTATTCAAGACGCCCGACGAATTTTCGGAACGTATCGCACGCAATCAGCAGCTCTTGCTCAAGGAAGAGTGCCACTTCGACAAGGTGGTTGACCCCGCAGCGGGTTCCTATTACGTAGAAGTGCTGACGCAGTCGATGGCTGACGCCGCATGGAAGCTCTTCCTCGAGGTAGAGGATAAGGGCGGATTTGCCGCCGTAGCCAACACGGGCGAAGTGCAGAAGGCCATCAACGAATCGAACAAGGCACGCAAGAAGCTCGTTGCCACGCGTCGCATCAGTCTGCTGGGCACGAACATCTTCCCGAACTTCACGGAGATGTCTGGCGACAAGATCGAGAAGAAAGAAGAGGGCACCGGCCACGGATGCGGTTGCAGCAAAGACGCCTCGATCGAGAAGCTCGACTTCTCTCGCGGTGCATCGGAGTTTGAAACCCTGCGTCTGGCCACGGAGCACAGCGGCAAGCGCCCGAAAGTGTTCATGCTGACCATTGGCAACCTGGCCATGCGTCTGGCACGCTCGCAGTTCTCGTCCAACTTCTTCGCCTGCGCAGGCTACGAGATCATCGATAACCTTGGTTTCGAGACCGTGGAGGCTGGTGTGAAGGCCGCTCGCGAGAAGAAGGCCGACATCATCGTGCTCTGCTCGAGCGACGACGAGTATGCCGTTCATGCCCCTGAAGCTTTCAAGCTGATCGACGGCAAGGAATTGTTTGTGGTGGCAGGTGCGCCTGCTTGCATGGAGGAATTGAAAGCTGCCGGCATCGAAAATTTCATTCACGTGAAATCGAACGTGCTGGAGACCTTGCAGATGTTTAACGCGAAACTTCTTTGA